The segment CCTTGTTGAACATCAGGTCGAAAAATTTAAATACCTGCTGTTGCCAAGTCTTACGATATAAAGTGAGTTCTTTTTCTGCTTCAAATTGATCCATGCAGATGAAGCGGCTTGAAAATCTGTATTCTAAAGGGATTCCTTCAAGGCAGGATAAGATTGAGGGCCAGCTTTCAGCTGGRAATCCGTCTATGGCGATGATCTGGATCTGGTTGTTTCCAATRAAAAGTGAATCGCCGGCAACCAAATCTTTGCAGCCGATAATYGCATCCAGATACATGGGGGTAGAGGGCAGAATTACCGGGTGATTTTCTCCGGTGGTACATATCTGTAAGAAAGTGAGCAGCGGTGAAACTGTCTTGCTGTTTCCGAATTCATCTTCATATGTATAGTCGGCCAGTCTCTCAAGCTGAAGGCAGAGAGAAAGAGARTCTTCAAGCTGAAATAGTGTYTTTTTGAATTCGTTGATCTGCTTGTCGAGCTGGTTGTGACCGCCWGTCTGCCCAGTTGCATATCTTTTGATTTTTTCATGGCCCAGTTGAGGAGTGCATGTCACGGCCAGAAAAGTGCTGGTTGTRTAGAATTCCCCTGATTGAAAAATGTTCCTCCGTTCCTCATCAATCATCGCCGTGATTCTATCCGGAAAGGAACTTGCCGCCGGAGCAGGGTAGCTGGTCGCAGGAGTTCGGATGGCCTCAACATGACACATCCAGCCAGAGCCAAGAGGCGCCAGAGCTTGGTTGACTCGTGCGCTTATTGTCGCCAGTTCCTGAGGTGTGCTTGATGCTGTATCTTGGGATCTGAATATCCAGCCGGCCAGAAGTGCGCCGTTTTTGCAAAGGACAATTCCATTATCCACCATGGCGGCGTATGAAAGAACGTCCGGCAATCCCTTTTGTTTATGGCGATAGTCTTTGAGCTTGAGCATGAATATCTCCTACCTACGCCAAGGTGTAGATTTGGCGGGATATACRGTCTGGTATGCGTTTCTTCTCAGCCATACCTGTGACATTTGAGGATCTTCTTTCGCCATCATCCGGAGCAGAATTACGCTAGTGAGCCAAAGGAAGAGAGCTGCGCCGGCAGAGATGAGGTCTTTGCCGGTCACGACAAGAATGAAGCTGATCAGAGCTGAGGACATGACTAGTTCTCTCTCAGCACCAAGGACTAGAGTGTGTCTGTGCAACGAACGGTGAATGACAACCGTCCTTACAATTAATTCTTGATTTAAACTCACAGAACAGCCCCAGAGAAAGTGAAAACAGCGTTCATTATAGCGGTGCAACAAGCTATAAGGCAGGCTCCCATAATTATGCTTAGGAGCATCTTAAATCCCTCACCCAGCTCAGCCTTTTTCATGATGAAGGTAATCCCTGCGATTGCGAGCGCGATAGCAGCAATTGCTCCACCTGTAGGCCCTGCAACGGTTCCTAATACTTTATCAATTGGACCTTGGAATTCAGCAATTCCACTGGCTGAAGCTATTTCCGGGAACAGTAAAATTACCAATAAAATTAGTAAGTTTATTTTAGCTTTGTTTTTCATTGTGAATGTACTCCAACATGTATTTTTGCTTTATCGGGTCGTAGCCGGATACCGTTGCCACTTGGGTGACCGCGCGG is part of the Marinifilum sp. JC120 genome and harbors:
- a CDS encoding conjugal transfer protein TrbE (type IV secretion system ATPase VirB4 family); the protein is MLKLKDYRHKQKGLPDVLSYAAMVDNGIVLCKNGALLAGWIFRSQDTASSTPQELATISARVNQALAPLGSGWMCHVEAIRTPATSYPAPAASSFPDRITAMIDEERRNIFQSGEFYTTSTFLAVTCTPQLGHEKIKRYATGQTGGHNQLDKQINEFKKTLFQLEDSLSLCLQLERLADYTYEDEFGNSKTVSPLLTFLQICTTGENHPVILPSTPMYLDAIIGCKDLVAGDSLFIGNNQIQIIAIDGFPAESWPSILSCLEGIPLEYRFSSRFICMDQFEAEKELTLYRKTWQQQVFKFFDLMFNK
- a CDS encoding conjugal transfer protein TrbD produces the protein MSLNQELIVRTVVIHRSLHRHTLVLGAERELVMSSALISFILVVTGKDLISAGAALFLWLTSVILLRMMAKEDPQMSQVWLRRNAYQTVYPAKSTPWRR
- a CDS encoding conjugal transfer protein TrbC, encoding MKNKAKINLLILLVILLFPEIASASGIAEFQGPIDKVLGTVAGPTGGAIAAIALAIAGITFIMKKAELGEGFKMLLSIIMGACLIACCTAIMNAVFTFSGAVL